From Desulfovibrio inopinatus DSM 10711, the proteins below share one genomic window:
- a CDS encoding pilus assembly protein TadG-related protein, which translates to MIQYTALQKENQGGMVVVMAALALVALAGFSAFAVDYGLIHYKKSQLQTAADSAAMAGASVLMASGGDVNEARTAALDYARRNLVSADNPTSAVVDADVIFYRNGTQTVIDPNQIEVAVGLEADRGNALDMVLARVLGKNETDIEAVARAESFCSDASSCLKPFSPPAKFTFDDSCDSNKKYKNNGLLDPDSACEVASVSVQGYSENDIGAAIVLKLSSLGDAVNHGQYYPIDYPALNRGTPVPGASMYRTNIQGCQGSNQTQVFEGDTIQVEPGNMVGPTKQGVEALIAQDPGAYWDSASDSIKGSIFDDPLRSPRVVAIPFFDPTQPPSSGRNMVVVHQLAAVFIESYSKHSEVMGRFIRGLADSPNRSGASDCLLASVGLALDSTRLQALGH; encoded by the coding sequence ATGATACAATACACAGCACTTCAAAAAGAGAATCAGGGTGGCATGGTCGTCGTTATGGCGGCATTGGCACTTGTCGCTTTGGCGGGATTTTCTGCCTTTGCAGTGGACTATGGGCTCATTCATTATAAGAAAAGTCAGCTCCAAACCGCAGCGGACTCTGCCGCGATGGCCGGAGCGTCGGTTCTCATGGCGAGCGGTGGAGATGTCAACGAGGCAAGAACTGCGGCATTGGATTATGCCCGACGCAATCTCGTCTCTGCAGACAATCCCACATCAGCTGTCGTTGATGCTGACGTGATATTTTATAGAAATGGTACACAGACCGTGATTGATCCCAATCAAATTGAAGTTGCAGTCGGGCTTGAAGCCGATCGTGGAAATGCGCTTGATATGGTTTTAGCGCGTGTTCTTGGAAAAAATGAAACCGATATTGAGGCTGTAGCACGTGCCGAATCGTTTTGTTCAGATGCGTCGAGTTGCCTCAAACCGTTTTCACCGCCGGCAAAATTTACGTTTGACGATAGCTGTGACAGCAACAAGAAATATAAGAACAATGGGTTGCTCGATCCGGATAGTGCTTGTGAAGTCGCATCCGTGTCCGTGCAGGGGTATTCTGAAAACGACATCGGTGCGGCAATTGTCCTCAAACTTTCCAGCCTTGGGGATGCGGTTAATCACGGCCAGTATTATCCTATCGATTACCCGGCTTTGAACCGCGGGACTCCCGTCCCTGGTGCCAGCATGTATCGGACCAATATCCAAGGTTGCCAAGGATCTAATCAAACACAAGTTTTTGAAGGCGATACGATTCAGGTAGAACCGGGCAATATGGTTGGCCCGACGAAGCAGGGCGTTGAGGCGCTCATTGCTCAAGATCCGGGAGCCTATTGGGATTCAGCGAGTGATTCCATTAAAGGGAGTATTTTTGATGATCCTCTGCGGAGTCCTCGCGTTGTAGCCATTCCATTTTTTGATCCGACACAACCTCCGAGCTCCGGGCGCAACATGGTCGTTGTGCATCAGCTTGCGGCTGTTTTTATCGAATCCTATTCAAAACACAGTGAAGTGATGGGGCGGTTCATTCGAGGGTTGGCCGATAGTCCGAATCGGTCTGGTGCATCCGACTGTCTTCTCGCTTCGGTCGGCTTGGCTTTGGACTCAACACGGCTCCAGGCTTTGGGACACTAA
- a CDS encoding response regulator → MKVLIVDDDQAHRVLLDKVISAYATCEQAADGKTAIARFIHALESGYPYDLVCMDIGMPELNGHDALRGIRSAEKNYGVKPGAECKVLMVTCHGDTKNVCKSFFEGQATEYLVKPALPEMIREKLRNMKCI, encoded by the coding sequence ATGAAGGTGCTGATTGTCGATGATGACCAGGCTCATCGAGTGCTCTTGGATAAGGTTATCAGTGCATACGCGACATGCGAACAAGCCGCAGATGGAAAGACAGCGATTGCTCGATTTATACATGCTCTTGAATCAGGATATCCCTATGATCTCGTTTGTATGGATATCGGTATGCCAGAGCTGAATGGTCATGATGCATTACGGGGTATTCGTTCTGCCGAGAAAAATTATGGTGTAAAGCCAGGAGCAGAATGTAAAGTTCTCATGGTGACATGTCATGGAGATACAAAAAACGTCTGTAAATCTTTCTTTGAAGGACAAGCGACTGAATATCTCGTGAAACCTGCGTTGCCAGAAATGATAAGAGAAAAACTTCGTAATATGAAATGTATATGA
- a CDS encoding type VI secretion system contractile sheath domain-containing protein, with protein MPFPEIPYSILVLAPFNPVLTTPSRRIAIDDIDIDTALAELGPTLRIDVPQNMCPDGYLSVPVTSIKSLAPTGVIANTDYLAQVKSCLDETKAGIGQPNEAAVLTSLASKYAGLPLDFPAAGQADASSQPSPAGSGSAIDDILSMVAAPTHPTAPQGGLAAVARQAEQLLARLLELVFADPNWRASEAAWRGLKNLLTRDRMIAGHVRVSIMSTTQETLLDAVAGLTTQLIESPPNLVLVDFAFDNAPARTEILAGLASFAETLLCPVVISLGAKFFQLNTFAELDKVQYIKHSLDDAAYAKWRTLAKQSGAGWILAAVNSFVLRLPFSPENPARPVAFLETDPLWINPTWAVGALIAESQAQYGWPSRFTDYNTIQLGDLPVLSSEHGALVTQAALSDDRAHEFRDAGMCALIGPIMKDFAIIPLEVAVDGESIAFKCFLSRLFSFLFAAKDALPELDYLTVAQGLTKALSLFFEQTGHQTPTDLVIHADQPAGGAIPLSITFTPPATILRRPQPVSFSFSW; from the coding sequence ATGCCTTTTCCCGAAATTCCCTATTCCATCCTGGTCTTGGCGCCGTTCAACCCGGTTTTGACGACCCCCTCTCGCCGTATTGCCATTGATGACATCGACATTGATACAGCTTTGGCAGAACTCGGTCCGACGTTACGTATCGATGTGCCGCAAAACATGTGCCCCGACGGATACCTGAGTGTCCCCGTGACATCCATAAAATCGCTTGCGCCGACTGGTGTCATCGCCAACACCGACTATCTTGCTCAAGTAAAATCCTGCCTGGATGAAACGAAAGCTGGCATAGGGCAACCAAATGAAGCCGCGGTATTGACCAGTTTAGCATCAAAATATGCGGGCCTGCCCCTGGATTTTCCAGCAGCAGGTCAAGCCGACGCCTCGTCCCAACCATCACCCGCTGGTAGCGGATCAGCCATTGACGATATTTTATCCATGGTTGCTGCGCCAACCCACCCGACAGCCCCCCAAGGCGGTCTTGCGGCCGTGGCACGCCAAGCCGAACAATTGCTCGCGCGTCTTCTTGAACTTGTTTTTGCCGATCCGAATTGGCGTGCGTCTGAAGCTGCCTGGAGAGGCCTCAAGAACCTGTTGACTCGGGATCGTATGATAGCAGGACACGTACGCGTCTCCATCATGTCGACGACACAAGAAACCCTTCTTGATGCCGTTGCCGGATTGACAACGCAGCTTATCGAATCGCCTCCCAACCTTGTTTTGGTTGATTTCGCGTTTGATAACGCTCCGGCGCGAACCGAAATATTGGCCGGTCTGGCTTCTTTTGCCGAAACCCTACTCTGCCCGGTGGTCATTTCTCTGGGAGCCAAATTTTTTCAACTCAATACGTTCGCCGAGCTTGATAAAGTTCAATATATCAAACACTCTCTCGACGATGCTGCGTATGCCAAATGGCGCACGCTGGCCAAACAATCCGGCGCAGGTTGGATTTTGGCTGCGGTCAACTCGTTCGTGTTGCGCTTACCGTTCAGTCCTGAGAACCCAGCCCGCCCCGTCGCGTTCCTGGAAACCGATCCGTTATGGATCAATCCAACCTGGGCCGTGGGCGCGCTGATTGCTGAAAGTCAAGCGCAATACGGCTGGCCAAGCCGCTTCACGGATTACAATACGATTCAACTCGGCGATCTTCCCGTGCTCTCTTCCGAACATGGCGCACTCGTAACGCAAGCCGCGTTGTCCGACGACCGAGCGCATGAATTCCGCGATGCGGGCATGTGTGCGTTGATTGGACCAATTATGAAAGATTTTGCCATCATCCCTCTGGAAGTTGCTGTTGATGGAGAATCTATCGCGTTCAAATGCTTTCTCTCGCGGCTGTTCAGTTTCCTTTTTGCCGCCAAAGACGCACTGCCCGAACTCGATTACTTGACTGTCGCGCAGGGACTAACCAAAGCATTGAGTCTTTTCTTCGAACAGACCGGACATCAAACGCCAACCGACCTTGTCATTCACGCGGACCAACCTGCGGGAGGGGCTATTCCACTTTCTATCACATTCACGCCCCCGGCAACGATTCTCCGCCGCCCACAGCCAGTGAGTTTCTCATTCAGTTGGTAA